One genomic window of Candidatus Thermoplasmatota archaeon includes the following:
- a CDS encoding DNA cytosine methyltransferase translates to MPRISRRGGGFTVVDLFSGAGGGTRGFHEAGFRTLAAVEGYRPIAETFTKNFPKVEVICDDFKRVDPATLPSCDVVLASPPCEPFTAANAKRYADPLDRLYKDRVGGLVFHTIRAVKAVAPRVFVMENVPGIAEGALVPELRRLFRSAGYPRIHFNRIACEEHGLPSRRNRIFVSNVKLDLPRVERPPTAWEAISDLESLEADVPNHEELTMSRRERGRVEGLGTGDSIYHYRSATGKVLGHKTRIRADEPAPTVMGSSRFLHPFQDRYLTVREHARLMSFPDEHVFLGGRNVQYDEAGEAVPPLVARQIGDQVRDAIEGSLRVVG, encoded by the coding sequence ATGCCCCGGATCTCGCGCCGCGGCGGGGGATTCACCGTCGTCGACCTTTTCTCCGGCGCCGGCGGAGGCACGCGCGGCTTCCACGAGGCTGGCTTCCGCACGCTTGCGGCCGTCGAAGGCTACCGGCCCATCGCGGAGACCTTCACCAAGAACTTCCCGAAGGTGGAGGTGATCTGCGACGACTTCAAGCGCGTCGATCCGGCCACGCTTCCGTCGTGCGACGTCGTCCTTGCAAGCCCCCCCTGCGAGCCCTTCACGGCCGCCAACGCGAAGCGCTACGCCGATCCCCTCGACCGCCTCTACAAGGACCGCGTGGGGGGGCTCGTGTTCCACACGATCCGCGCGGTGAAGGCCGTCGCGCCCCGCGTCTTCGTGATGGAAAACGTGCCGGGCATCGCGGAGGGTGCCCTCGTTCCCGAGCTGCGCCGCCTCTTCCGCTCGGCGGGCTATCCGCGGATCCATTTCAACCGGATCGCGTGCGAGGAGCACGGGCTTCCCAGCCGGCGCAACCGGATCTTCGTCTCGAACGTCAAGCTCGATCTCCCGCGCGTGGAGCGGCCCCCGACGGCCTGGGAGGCCATCTCCGATCTGGAGAGCCTGGAGGCCGACGTTCCCAACCACGAGGAGCTCACGATGAGCCGGCGCGAGCGAGGCCGCGTGGAGGGCTTGGGGACGGGCGACTCGATCTACCACTACCGCTCCGCCACGGGCAAGGTCCTCGGGCACAAGACGCGCATCCGCGCAGACGAGCCGGCGCCTACGGTCATGGGATCGTCGCGCTTCCTGCACCCGTTCCAGGATCGCTACCTTACGGTTCGCGAGCACGCGCGGCTCATGTCGTTCCCCGACGAGCACGTCTTCCTGGGCGGCCGCAACGTTCAGTACGACGAGGCTGGCGAGGCCGTGCCGCCGCTGGTGGCCCGGCAGATCGGAGACCAAGTCCGAGATGCCATTGAAGGGTCGCTACGGGTTGTTGGCTGA
- a CDS encoding tRNA(Ile)(2)-agmatinylcytidine synthase → MWIGIDDTDSRRGGCTTYLSNRIREAFPELTLAQPPSLVRLNPMVPWKTRGNGAVAMRFEGALSLDEAYRRVESVVRTLCDLSDADTNPGIVVARRPPPRSFYEAAVRRIVTRAEADAALAGCDARAGGFNGALGVIGATAAVAWTPDANASWELVAYRARNRWGSPRAVDARSVADMATAFPSTFDSYDFENDEVVMVPGSPCPVLWGIRGDDPEDLPQAAARVRGEVPSERTLFRTNHGTDDHLVSRRVADIGTFESVRVAGRVTSRPENLPGGHVRFDLEDSTGTVTCLAFEPTKGFRHVVRKLSAGDGIVACGGVGPRRAIHLEKLCVQALAAPRPRAVENPRCPSCGRAAKSAGALAPYRCRRCGVRIPRGAAVLAAAPRELAPGWYEVPARARRHLAMPLARATRRNLLPPAPALLAA, encoded by the coding sequence TTGTGGATCGGCATCGACGACACGGACAGCCGCCGCGGCGGCTGCACGACGTACCTCTCCAACCGCATTCGGGAAGCCTTCCCCGAGCTCACGCTTGCGCAACCCCCTTCGCTCGTTCGCTTGAACCCCATGGTTCCGTGGAAGACGCGCGGGAACGGCGCAGTGGCGATGCGGTTTGAGGGCGCGCTTTCCCTGGACGAGGCCTACCGGCGGGTGGAGTCCGTCGTGCGGACGCTTTGCGACTTGTCGGACGCGGACACGAACCCGGGCATCGTGGTTGCAAGGCGCCCGCCGCCGCGCTCGTTCTACGAAGCGGCCGTCCGGCGCATCGTGACGCGGGCGGAGGCCGACGCCGCGCTCGCCGGCTGCGACGCGCGCGCGGGAGGCTTCAACGGCGCGCTTGGCGTGATCGGCGCCACGGCTGCCGTGGCCTGGACGCCCGACGCGAACGCCAGCTGGGAGCTCGTGGCGTACCGCGCGCGGAATCGGTGGGGCTCGCCGCGCGCGGTGGACGCGCGCTCGGTGGCCGACATGGCGACGGCGTTCCCGTCCACGTTCGACAGCTACGACTTCGAGAACGACGAGGTGGTCATGGTCCCCGGCTCGCCGTGCCCGGTCCTGTGGGGCATCCGCGGCGACGACCCGGAGGACCTGCCGCAAGCGGCCGCGCGCGTGCGAGGCGAGGTGCCCTCCGAACGCACGCTCTTTCGCACGAACCACGGGACGGACGATCACCTCGTGAGCCGCCGCGTGGCCGACATCGGCACGTTCGAGTCCGTGCGGGTGGCCGGGCGCGTGACGAGCCGGCCGGAAAACCTGCCGGGTGGCCACGTCCGCTTCGATCTGGAAGATTCCACGGGGACCGTGACTTGTCTTGCGTTTGAGCCCACGAAGGGATTCCGCCACGTCGTACGCAAGCTTTCGGCGGGAGACGGGATCGTCGCCTGCGGCGGCGTCGGCCCGCGACGCGCGATCCACCTGGAGAAGCTTTGCGTGCAGGCGCTTGCCGCTCCGCGCCCGCGAGCGGTCGAAAATCCGCGATGCCCGTCGTGCGGTCGCGCGGCCAAGAGCGCGGGGGCGCTTGCGCCGTACCGCTGTCGACGCTGCGGCGTCCGCATTCCCCGCGGCGCGGCGGTCCTCGCCGCGGCGCCGCGCGAGCTTGCGCCCGGCTGGTACGAGGTGCCCGCGCGGGCGCGCCGCCACCTTGCCATGCCGCTTGCGCGCGCGACGCGACGAAACCTTCTTCCGCCCGCGCCGGCCTTGCTCGCGGCGTGA
- the priS gene encoding DNA primase catalytic subunit PriS, whose translation MGSPPGTLPSTQAPPAAALSSPSPAPSSPPNPALEAAIARTVEFVNERLREHYARTDPWMPPRFGRREWGFMYLGKRFVSRHLGFRSREELQRFLVRDVPAHAYYSTAYYETPAAPTMEEKHWLGADLIFDLDADHLPGAAGQPFHELLARVRGEAVWLVEEFLLRDFGFSKDDLRIVFSGGRGYHVHVTHPDVLPLGSPERREIVDYVTANGLALDTLVRERAYMQDEFRRKARRAPVLPSADEPGWGGRLTRAILRRVDALRAMPEEEALAALLAVPGVGEKRARETLEAVARKQAASGEAVSAVLPKPLLERWKQEVAVETAGETDEPVTSDVKRLIRHPGSIHGKTGLRVTIVPLENLPAYDPLVDAVAWSEREPPVRVKVGAPDRFRLGGREWDVAAGEHELPLAAAMFMMLRRKALFADAPV comes from the coding sequence ATGGGATCGCCCCCCGGCACCTTGCCGTCGACCCAGGCACCCCCCGCCGCCGCGCTGTCTTCGCCGTCGCCCGCGCCGTCCTCGCCTCCCAACCCTGCGCTCGAAGCCGCGATCGCGCGAACCGTCGAGTTCGTGAACGAGCGCCTCCGCGAGCACTACGCGCGGACCGACCCTTGGATGCCGCCGCGCTTTGGGCGGCGCGAATGGGGCTTCATGTACCTTGGCAAGCGCTTCGTCTCGCGTCACCTCGGATTCCGCTCCCGCGAAGAGCTGCAGCGTTTCCTCGTGCGCGACGTGCCGGCCCACGCCTACTACAGCACAGCGTACTACGAGACGCCCGCCGCGCCCACCATGGAGGAGAAGCACTGGCTTGGCGCCGATCTCATCTTCGACCTCGACGCCGACCACCTGCCCGGCGCCGCGGGGCAGCCCTTCCACGAGCTTCTCGCGCGCGTGCGCGGCGAAGCGGTATGGCTCGTCGAGGAGTTCCTCCTTCGCGACTTCGGCTTCTCCAAGGACGACCTTCGCATCGTCTTCTCGGGCGGACGCGGCTACCACGTCCACGTCACGCACCCCGACGTGCTGCCGCTTGGAAGCCCCGAGCGCCGCGAGATCGTCGACTACGTGACGGCCAATGGGCTCGCGCTCGACACGCTCGTGCGGGAGCGGGCGTACATGCAGGACGAGTTCCGACGGAAGGCCCGCCGGGCGCCCGTCCTTCCCTCGGCCGACGAGCCCGGCTGGGGCGGGCGGCTCACGCGCGCAATCCTGCGGCGCGTCGACGCGCTGCGCGCCATGCCGGAGGAAGAGGCTCTGGCCGCGCTGCTTGCCGTTCCCGGCGTGGGAGAAAAGCGCGCGCGGGAGACGCTCGAAGCCGTGGCGCGAAAGCAAGCCGCGTCGGGCGAGGCCGTCTCCGCCGTCCTACCGAAGCCGCTCCTCGAGCGTTGGAAGCAGGAGGTCGCCGTCGAGACGGCCGGCGAGACGGACGAGCCCGTGACAAGCGACGTGAAGCGCCTCATCCGCCACCCGGGCTCGATCCACGGCAAGACGGGGCTTCGCGTGACGATCGTCCCGCTGGAGAACCTGCCGGCGTACGATCCGCTCGTCGACGCGGTTGCCTGGAGCGAGCGCGAGCCGCCGGTCCGGGTCAAGGTGGGAGCACCCGACCGCTTCCGTCTTGGGGGGCGCGAGTGGGACGTCGCGGCGGGCGAGCACGAGCTTCCGCTTGCCGCCGCCATGTTCATGATGCTGCGCCGCAAGGCGCTGTTTGCCGACGCGCCCGTCTAG
- a CDS encoding winged helix-turn-helix domain-containing protein, with protein sequence MTRDRVAIYADILRAVKAQGGEGAKITPVQLEANLPSDRMRRYLAELAEAGLVTGPPWKLTEKGETFLREFARFRGFLADFGILRDDDTRGTR encoded by the coding sequence ATGACGCGTGACCGCGTCGCCATCTACGCGGACATCCTGCGGGCCGTGAAGGCCCAGGGCGGCGAGGGCGCCAAGATCACGCCCGTGCAGCTTGAGGCGAACCTGCCAAGCGACCGCATGCGACGCTACCTCGCCGAGCTTGCGGAGGCGGGGCTTGTCACGGGGCCGCCCTGGAAGCTCACGGAGAAGGGCGAGACCTTCCTCCGGGAGTTCGCCCGCTTCCGGGGCTTCCTTGCCGACTTTGGCATCCTGCGCGACGACGACACCCGTGGCACGCGGTAA
- a CDS encoding bifunctional N(6)-L-threonylcarbamoyladenine synthase/serine/threonine protein kinase: MICVGIEGTAHTLGVGVVTGEGAILANVADMLRPETGGIHPREAATHHASLAPDLLDQALAKAGVGYADVSIVAFSQGPGLGPCLRAAATAARSLAASLEVPLLGVNHCVAHLEIGRLVTEARDPLLLYVSGGNTQVIALRDGRYRVFGETLDVGVGNALDKFAREQGIPFPGGPRVEALARAGDRLLPLPYTIKGMDVAFSGLVTAATKLAAAHRLEDVAFSLQETAFGMLVEVTERALAHTGKEEVLLGGGVACNARLREMVAQMCEDRGARSFAPEPSLCVDNGAMIAWQGILQHRAGMATPLAESVILPTQRTDDVPVRWPVEEARGSELRAAGASVLAHGAEAQVFRVLYRGRPAVVKRRLPKRYRHPQIDGALRAQRTRTEGRLLAEAKRAGVRTPIVFDIRPEQGELWMEELAAPRLREVLGEASRKDLENLLRSAGEAVARLHDADVVHGDLTTSNLLAHGDGVALLDFGLGVRSRDPEDKGTDLHVLMEALSATHAEGLFDFVLGGYRSEAKDPKPVEESLAQIVRRGRYRGT; encoded by the coding sequence GTGATCTGCGTCGGCATCGAGGGAACCGCGCACACGCTTGGCGTCGGCGTGGTGACAGGCGAGGGGGCGATCCTCGCCAACGTGGCCGACATGCTGCGGCCCGAGACGGGCGGCATCCACCCGCGCGAGGCGGCCACGCACCACGCAAGCCTCGCGCCCGACCTCCTCGACCAGGCCCTTGCGAAGGCCGGCGTGGGCTACGCCGACGTCTCGATCGTCGCCTTCAGCCAAGGCCCGGGCCTGGGACCGTGCCTTCGCGCCGCGGCAACGGCCGCGCGCTCGCTTGCGGCAAGCCTCGAGGTGCCGCTCCTGGGCGTGAACCACTGCGTGGCGCACCTCGAGATCGGCCGCCTCGTCACCGAGGCCCGCGACCCGCTCCTGCTGTACGTCTCGGGCGGCAACACGCAGGTGATCGCGCTTCGCGACGGGCGATACCGCGTCTTCGGCGAGACGCTCGACGTGGGCGTGGGCAACGCGCTCGACAAGTTCGCGCGGGAGCAAGGCATTCCGTTTCCGGGCGGGCCGCGCGTCGAGGCGTTGGCGCGCGCGGGCGACCGGCTGCTTCCGTTGCCCTACACGATCAAGGGCATGGATGTCGCCTTCAGCGGGCTTGTCACGGCGGCCACGAAGCTTGCCGCCGCCCATCGTCTCGAGGACGTGGCCTTCTCGTTGCAGGAGACGGCCTTTGGCATGCTCGTGGAGGTCACCGAGCGCGCGCTTGCGCACACGGGGAAGGAAGAGGTCCTGCTGGGCGGCGGCGTCGCGTGCAACGCCCGCCTGCGCGAGATGGTCGCGCAGATGTGCGAGGACCGGGGCGCGCGATCGTTTGCGCCGGAGCCCTCGCTGTGCGTCGACAACGGCGCGATGATCGCCTGGCAGGGGATCCTCCAGCACCGCGCCGGAATGGCCACGCCGCTTGCCGAGTCCGTCATCCTCCCGACGCAGCGCACGGACGACGTGCCCGTCCGGTGGCCCGTCGAAGAGGCGCGCGGGAGCGAGCTTCGAGCAGCGGGCGCAAGCGTGCTTGCGCACGGCGCCGAAGCGCAGGTGTTCCGCGTCCTCTACCGCGGCCGTCCCGCCGTCGTCAAGCGGCGGTTGCCCAAGCGCTACCGTCACCCGCAGATCGACGGGGCCCTCCGCGCGCAACGAACGAGGACGGAAGGCCGTCTCCTGGCCGAGGCCAAGCGGGCCGGCGTGCGCACGCCCATCGTGTTTGACATCCGGCCGGAGCAGGGCGAGCTTTGGATGGAGGAGCTCGCCGCGCCCCGGCTTCGCGAGGTTTTGGGGGAAGCGTCCCGAAAGGACCTGGAAAACCTCCTTCGATCGGCGGGGGAGGCCGTCGCGCGCCTGCACGATGCCGACGTCGTGCACGGCGACCTCACGACGAGCAACCTCCTTGCGCATGGCGACGGCGTGGCGCTTCTTGACTTTGGCCTTGGCGTGCGGTCGCGCGACCCGGAGGACAAGGGAACGGATTTGCACGTCCTCATGGAGGCGCTCTCGGCCACGCATGCGGAAGGCCTCTTCGACTTCGTTCTCGGCGGGTATCGGTCGGAGGCCAAGGATCCGAAACCCGTCGAGGAGTCCCTCGCCCAGATCGTGCGGCGCGGGCGCTACCGCGGAACCTAG
- a CDS encoding fumarylacetoacetate hydrolase family protein, whose amino-acid sequence MGWVRLRGEAHPIPVGKIVCLGQNYAEHAREMGNPNAPEFFFFLKPASAIVHDGEPILIPPGVGRVDHEVELAVVIGSTARNVPVARAMDHVLGYAPLLDVTARELQAQAKKQGRPWTASKGFDTFAPVGTVVPRADVPDPHALAIELRVNDQIRQRGSTSQMVARIPEAIARVSEVMTLERGDILATGTPAGVGPLHPGDLAVARIERVGTLSNPVRAQPKGT is encoded by the coding sequence GTGGGCTGGGTCCGGCTCCGCGGAGAGGCGCATCCGATCCCCGTCGGCAAGATCGTCTGCCTGGGGCAAAACTACGCCGAGCACGCGCGCGAGATGGGCAACCCCAACGCGCCCGAGTTCTTCTTCTTCCTCAAGCCCGCCTCGGCCATCGTCCACGACGGCGAGCCCATCCTGATCCCGCCGGGCGTGGGCCGGGTGGACCATGAGGTGGAGCTTGCCGTCGTGATCGGCTCCACCGCGCGCAACGTGCCCGTCGCGCGCGCGATGGACCACGTGCTCGGGTACGCCCCGTTGCTCGACGTCACCGCACGCGAGCTGCAGGCGCAGGCGAAGAAGCAGGGTCGGCCGTGGACGGCGTCGAAGGGCTTCGACACGTTTGCGCCGGTGGGCACGGTCGTGCCCCGCGCCGACGTTCCCGACCCGCACGCGCTTGCGATCGAGCTTCGGGTGAACGACCAGATCCGCCAGCGGGGGTCCACCTCGCAGATGGTCGCCCGCATCCCCGAGGCCATCGCGCGGGTCTCCGAGGTCATGACACTGGAGCGGGGAGACATCCTCGCGACGGGCACGCCTGCGGGCGTCGGGCCGCTTCATCCGGGCGACCTGGCGGTGGCGCGCATCGAGCGGGTGGGCACGCTTTCGAACCCCGTCCGTGCGCAACCGAAAGGCACGTAA